A genomic region of Micropterus dolomieu isolate WLL.071019.BEF.003 ecotype Adirondacks linkage group LG11, ASM2129224v1, whole genome shotgun sequence contains the following coding sequences:
- the LOC123978609 gene encoding glucosamine-6-phosphate isomerase 2 isoform X1 translates to MRLVILDDYNLASEWAAKYICNRIVQFKPSAERYFTLGLPTGSTPYGCYQKLIEFYRSGDISFKYVKTFNMDEYVGLPRAHPESYHSYMWNNFFKHIDIDPANAHILDGNTEDLEAECQAYEQKVAEAGGIELFVGGIGPDGHIAFNEPGSSLVSRTRVKTLAKDTIVANARFFGNDLSKVPTMALTVGVGTVMDAKEVMILITGAHKAFALYKAIEEGVNHMWTVSAFQQHPRTIFVCDEDATLELRVKTVKYFKGLMHVHNKLVDPVLSIKDQ, encoded by the exons ATGAGGCTAGTCATTCTGGACGACTATAACCTGGCCAGCGAGTGGGCAGCAAAATACATCTGCAACAGAATCGTCCAATTTAAGCCCTCCGCTGAGAGATACTTCACTCTGGGCTTGCCTACAG GCAGTACTCCATATGGCTGTTACCAAAAGTTAATTGAATTCTACAGAAGTGGAGATATTTCCTTCAAGTATGTGAAAACATTCAACATGGATGAATATGTAG GTCTACCTCGTGCTCATCCAGAGAGCTATCACTCCTACATGTGGAACAACTTCTTCAAGCACATTGACATAGATCCAGCCAACGCTCACATCCTggatggaaacacagaggaCCTAGAGGCGGAGTGTCAGGCCTACGAGCAGAAGGTTGCAGAGGCAGGAGGAATAGAATTGTTCGTCGGAG GTATTGGCCCTGACGGTCACATAGCTTTCAATGAGCCGGGATCCAGCCTTGTTTCCAGGACCAGAGTGAAAACCCTGGCTAAGGACACCATTGTGGCAAATGCTCGTTTCTTTGGCAATGACCTCTCCAAGGTTCCCACCATGGCTCTGACTGTGGGTGTTGGAACTGTCATGGACGCCAAGGAG GTGATGATTCTGATCACAGGAGCACATAAAGCCTTTGCCCTGTATAAAGCCATAGAGGAGGGGGTGAACCACATGTGGACTGTATCAGCCTTCCAGCAGCACCCACGCACCATCTTTGTCTGTGATGAAGACGCCACCCTGGAGCTACGagtcaaaacagtcaaatactTCAAAG
- the LOC123978609 gene encoding glucosamine-6-phosphate isomerase 2 isoform X3, translating to MRLVILDDYNLASEWAAKYICNRIVQFKPSAERYFTLGLPTGSTPYGCYQKLIEFYRSGDISFKYVKTFNMDEYVGLPRAHPESYHSYMWNNFFKHIDIDPANAHILDGNTEDLEAECQAYEQKVAEAGGIELFVGGIGPDGHIAFNEPGSSLVSRTRVKTLAKDTIVANARFFGNDLSKVPTMALTVGVGTVMDAKEVMILITGAHKAFALYKAIEEGVNHMWTVSAFQQHPRTIFVCDEDATLELRVKTVKYFKEQ from the exons ATGAGGCTAGTCATTCTGGACGACTATAACCTGGCCAGCGAGTGGGCAGCAAAATACATCTGCAACAGAATCGTCCAATTTAAGCCCTCCGCTGAGAGATACTTCACTCTGGGCTTGCCTACAG GCAGTACTCCATATGGCTGTTACCAAAAGTTAATTGAATTCTACAGAAGTGGAGATATTTCCTTCAAGTATGTGAAAACATTCAACATGGATGAATATGTAG GTCTACCTCGTGCTCATCCAGAGAGCTATCACTCCTACATGTGGAACAACTTCTTCAAGCACATTGACATAGATCCAGCCAACGCTCACATCCTggatggaaacacagaggaCCTAGAGGCGGAGTGTCAGGCCTACGAGCAGAAGGTTGCAGAGGCAGGAGGAATAGAATTGTTCGTCGGAG GTATTGGCCCTGACGGTCACATAGCTTTCAATGAGCCGGGATCCAGCCTTGTTTCCAGGACCAGAGTGAAAACCCTGGCTAAGGACACCATTGTGGCAAATGCTCGTTTCTTTGGCAATGACCTCTCCAAGGTTCCCACCATGGCTCTGACTGTGGGTGTTGGAACTGTCATGGACGCCAAGGAG GTGATGATTCTGATCACAGGAGCACATAAAGCCTTTGCCCTGTATAAAGCCATAGAGGAGGGGGTGAACCACATGTGGACTGTATCAGCCTTCCAGCAGCACCCACGCACCATCTTTGTCTGTGATGAAGACGCCACCCTGGAGCTACGagtcaaaacagtcaaatactTCAAAG
- the LOC123978609 gene encoding glucosamine-6-phosphate isomerase 2 isoform X2, whose translation MRLVILDDYNLASEWAAKYICNRIVQFKPSAERYFTLGLPTGSTPYGCYQKLIEFYRSGDISFKYVKTFNMDEYVGLPRAHPESYHSYMWNNFFKHIDIDPANAHILDGNTEDLEAECQAYEQKVAEAGGIELFVGGIGPDGHIAFNEPGSSLVSRTRVKTLAKDTIVANARFFGNDLSKVPTMALTVGVGTVMDAKEVMILITGAHKAFALYKAIEEGVNHMWTVSAFQQHPRTIFVCDEDATLELRVKTVKYFKVDHDPPGPNDQALWCVR comes from the exons ATGAGGCTAGTCATTCTGGACGACTATAACCTGGCCAGCGAGTGGGCAGCAAAATACATCTGCAACAGAATCGTCCAATTTAAGCCCTCCGCTGAGAGATACTTCACTCTGGGCTTGCCTACAG GCAGTACTCCATATGGCTGTTACCAAAAGTTAATTGAATTCTACAGAAGTGGAGATATTTCCTTCAAGTATGTGAAAACATTCAACATGGATGAATATGTAG GTCTACCTCGTGCTCATCCAGAGAGCTATCACTCCTACATGTGGAACAACTTCTTCAAGCACATTGACATAGATCCAGCCAACGCTCACATCCTggatggaaacacagaggaCCTAGAGGCGGAGTGTCAGGCCTACGAGCAGAAGGTTGCAGAGGCAGGAGGAATAGAATTGTTCGTCGGAG GTATTGGCCCTGACGGTCACATAGCTTTCAATGAGCCGGGATCCAGCCTTGTTTCCAGGACCAGAGTGAAAACCCTGGCTAAGGACACCATTGTGGCAAATGCTCGTTTCTTTGGCAATGACCTCTCCAAGGTTCCCACCATGGCTCTGACTGTGGGTGTTGGAACTGTCATGGACGCCAAGGAG GTGATGATTCTGATCACAGGAGCACATAAAGCCTTTGCCCTGTATAAAGCCATAGAGGAGGGGGTGAACCACATGTGGACTGTATCAGCCTTCCAGCAGCACCCACGCACCATCTTTGTCTGTGATGAAGACGCCACCCTGGAGCTACGagtcaaaacagtcaaatactTCAAAG
- the LOC123978610 gene encoding cytochrome c oxidase subunit 8B, mitochondrial, whose translation MPGLLRFVASRAAPAMRGHTVCQRANLYTKPAKGKVGAAETVIGMGLFSLAILGPAGWVLANLEDYKKKD comes from the exons ATGCCGGGGCTCCTAAGGTTCGTCGCTAGTCGTGCTGCTCCAGCCATGCGGGGACACACCGTCTGTCAGAGGGCTAACCTCTACACCAAACCGGCTAAGGGAAAGGTCGGCGCCGCT GAAACTGTCATTGGAATGGGCTTATTCTCCCTGGCCATTCTGGGACCAGCTGGGTGGGTCCTGGCTAACTTAGAGGACTACAAAAAGAAAGACTAA